The following are encoded in a window of Streptomyces sp. Go-475 genomic DNA:
- a CDS encoding CHAT domain-containing protein has product MAVELHADIVHDPSGEYTRWPADHGHRPLDLTVTLSVCTDDRVLIHAYPSGRRAPRTRVHRAWLHTSASAIRAEADRLRQFWSENVVHHRPVDAHGMPRGPYTFADACDLRPHRDTVDPLLEELAVQGKRVLDKVLAGAGNELEPFRAFLLGELGREGLRVSFDSELYLPWPMLAVRPDGSGAPPSFLGHRHQIEQTGAPYAPYQAPPATRSTPATSLNTDTTLDGVGRSDAVYDLLRVASDVTVRTTAEELFKSLRSPHFDEDLMYFWCHGMFVERGAHRSVGIRLSDGRLIDADAVHRYREECRDSPGAFFRPFVLLNACHAGEAAATAELEYLGNAFIENGADGVLGPQIEIPQVFAAEYAHAFIERYLYGNETAGEICHRLVRHFLDDLRNPLALAYSLHCGIDSRLETRPSTTRPLLATPEDGSARPAAAIPSQAVASPSVPPGPSASPAR; this is encoded by the coding sequence ATGGCCGTCGAGCTGCACGCCGACATCGTCCACGACCCCTCGGGGGAGTACACCCGCTGGCCCGCCGACCACGGCCACCGGCCGCTGGACCTGACGGTCACGCTCAGCGTCTGCACCGACGACAGGGTGCTGATCCACGCCTACCCGAGCGGCCGGCGCGCGCCCCGCACCCGTGTCCACCGCGCCTGGCTCCACACCTCGGCCTCCGCCATCCGGGCCGAGGCCGACCGGCTGCGGCAGTTCTGGTCGGAGAACGTCGTCCACCACCGGCCGGTCGACGCCCACGGCATGCCGCGCGGGCCGTACACCTTCGCCGACGCCTGCGACCTGCGACCGCACCGTGACACCGTCGACCCGCTGCTCGAAGAACTGGCCGTGCAGGGCAAGCGGGTGCTGGACAAGGTCCTCGCGGGCGCGGGGAACGAACTGGAGCCCTTCCGGGCCTTCCTGCTCGGCGAGTTGGGACGCGAGGGCCTGCGCGTCAGCTTCGACTCCGAGCTGTACCTGCCCTGGCCGATGCTGGCCGTCCGCCCCGACGGCTCCGGCGCGCCGCCCTCCTTCCTGGGCCACCGGCACCAGATCGAGCAGACCGGCGCCCCCTACGCCCCGTACCAGGCACCGCCCGCCACCCGCTCCACCCCCGCCACGAGCCTCAACACCGACACCACCCTCGACGGCGTCGGCCGTTCCGACGCCGTGTACGACCTGCTGCGGGTGGCGTCCGACGTGACCGTCCGCACCACCGCCGAGGAACTCTTCAAGTCGCTGCGCAGCCCGCACTTCGACGAGGACCTCATGTACTTCTGGTGCCACGGCATGTTCGTCGAGCGCGGCGCCCACCGCTCGGTCGGGATCCGGCTCTCCGACGGCAGGCTCATCGACGCGGACGCGGTGCACCGCTACCGCGAGGAGTGCCGCGACTCGCCCGGGGCCTTCTTCCGCCCCTTCGTGCTGCTCAACGCGTGCCACGCGGGCGAGGCGGCGGCCACGGCCGAGCTGGAGTACCTCGGGAACGCGTTCATCGAGAACGGCGCGGACGGGGTGCTGGGCCCGCAGATCGAGATCCCGCAGGTCTTCGCGGCCGAGTACGCGCACGCGTTCATCGAGCGGTACCTGTACGGGAACGAGACCGCGGGCGAGATCTGCCACCGGCTGGTCCGCCACTTCCTCGACGACCTGCGCAACCCGCTCGCGCTGGCCTACTCGCTGCACTGCGGCATCGACAGCCGTCTGGAGACCCGGCCGTCGACCACGAGACCGCTGCTCGCGACGCCCGAGGACGGCTCCGCCCGCCCGGCGGCGGCCATACCGTCCCAGGCCGTCGCGTCCCCGAGCGTCCCACCCGGCCCGTCCGCGTCCCCGGCCAGGTGA
- a CDS encoding DUF4190 domain-containing protein → MSIPPPPGNQPPQDPYGPPPANWTQGPQGYGPYGPAGRPYGTPVSVNALAVAALVLGVLCFLPAAGLVLGLIALRQIRRSGQSGRGMAIAGAALSSVGIALWTAVLATGAASDAWEGLKDSTQGNESLSLEKGDCFDAPDGLEGDTYDVDRVPCEGRHDGEVFASVTLPGGAFPGDAEITDIADEKCYALQDQYAMDTWAMPADVDVYYLMPSRDSWRYGDRVITCVFGHTDAKAKLTGSLRGDRTTLDTDQAVFLSTANALDTALYEEPEDTADDDLAAHRAWATQVHDVLGENIEALRGHSWPSDARGPVAALVEDLEKARAQWAKASEATDADTYYAHYDKAYTFVDGPATVTARKALGLATTPPAYEEDDSGSSEAEV, encoded by the coding sequence GTGTCGATACCCCCGCCCCCCGGGAACCAGCCGCCCCAGGACCCGTACGGCCCGCCGCCGGCGAACTGGACCCAGGGACCGCAGGGTTACGGCCCGTACGGCCCAGCGGGCCGCCCGTACGGCACCCCGGTCTCCGTCAACGCGCTCGCCGTCGCCGCCCTGGTGCTCGGCGTGCTCTGCTTCCTGCCCGCCGCGGGGCTCGTCCTGGGCCTGATCGCGCTGCGGCAGATCAGGCGGTCCGGGCAGAGCGGCCGGGGCATGGCGATCGCCGGGGCCGCGCTGTCGTCCGTCGGGATCGCGCTGTGGACGGCGGTCCTGGCCACGGGCGCCGCGTCCGATGCCTGGGAGGGCCTCAAGGACAGCACGCAGGGCAACGAGAGCCTGTCGCTGGAGAAGGGCGACTGCTTCGACGCGCCCGACGGCCTGGAGGGCGACACCTACGACGTCGACCGGGTGCCCTGCGAAGGCAGGCACGACGGCGAGGTCTTCGCCTCCGTCACGCTGCCGGGCGGTGCCTTCCCGGGCGACGCCGAGATCACCGACATCGCCGACGAGAAGTGCTACGCGCTGCAGGACCAGTACGCCATGGACACCTGGGCGATGCCCGCCGACGTCGACGTGTACTACCTCATGCCGTCCCGGGACAGCTGGCGCTACGGCGACCGCGTGATCACCTGCGTCTTCGGCCACACCGACGCCAAGGCCAAGCTGACCGGATCGCTGCGCGGCGACCGCACGACCCTCGACACCGACCAGGCCGTCTTCCTCTCCACGGCCAACGCCCTCGACACGGCCCTGTACGAGGAGCCCGAGGACACCGCCGATGACGACCTCGCCGCCCACCGCGCCTGGGCCACCCAGGTGCACGACGTGCTCGGCGAGAACATCGAGGCCCTGCGCGGCCACTCCTGGCCGTCCGACGCCCGCGGGCCCGTCGCCGCCCTGGTCGAGGACCTGGAGAAGGCCCGGGCACAGTGGGCGAAGGCGAGCGAGGCCACCGACGCGGACACCTACTACGCGCACTACGACAAGGCCTACACGTTCGTCGACGGCCCGGCGACCGTCACGGCGCGCAAGGCCCTCGGACTGGCCACGACCCCGCCGGCGTACGAGGAGGACGACAGCGGCAGCTCCGAAGCCGAGGTGTGA
- a CDS encoding GntR family transcriptional regulator, which translates to MTFGEQPAYLRVAGDLRKKIVDGQLPPHTRLPSQARIRQEYGVSDTVALEARKVLMAEGLVEGRSGSGTYVRERPVPRRISRSGYRPTGGATPFRQEQADGEGRGTWESSSEQSEASVAVAERLGIDPGDRVMCTKYLYRESGEAMMLSTSWEPLAVTGRTPVMLPEEGPLGGMGVVERMRAIDVIVDNVTEEVGARPGLAEELLVLGGVPGHVVLVIQRTFYASGRPVETADVVIPADRYRVAYHLPVK; encoded by the coding sequence GTGACATTCGGTGAGCAGCCGGCGTACTTGCGTGTCGCGGGTGATCTCCGCAAGAAGATCGTCGACGGTCAGCTGCCACCGCACACCCGCCTCCCCTCGCAGGCCAGAATCCGCCAGGAGTACGGCGTCTCGGACACCGTCGCCCTGGAGGCCCGCAAGGTGCTCATGGCGGAGGGCCTGGTCGAGGGCCGCTCCGGCTCGGGGACGTATGTGCGCGAGCGGCCCGTGCCCCGGCGCATCTCCCGCTCCGGCTACCGCCCGACCGGCGGGGCGACGCCGTTCCGGCAGGAGCAGGCCGACGGCGAGGGGCGCGGCACCTGGGAGTCCAGCAGTGAGCAGTCCGAGGCGAGTGTCGCGGTCGCCGAGCGGCTGGGCATCGACCCGGGCGACCGGGTGATGTGCACGAAGTACCTCTACCGCGAGAGCGGCGAGGCGATGATGCTCTCCACGTCCTGGGAGCCGCTCGCCGTCACGGGCCGTACGCCCGTGATGCTGCCCGAGGAGGGCCCGCTCGGCGGCATGGGCGTCGTCGAGCGCATGCGCGCCATCGACGTCATCGTGGACAACGTCACGGAGGAGGTCGGCGCCCGCCCCGGCCTCGCCGAGGAACTGCTCGTCCTGGGCGGTGTCCCGGGCCATGTGGTCCTGGTCATCCAGCGCACGTTCTACGCCTCGGGCCGTCCCGTCGAGACGGCCGACGTGGTCATCCCGGCCGATCGGTACCGGGTCGCCTACCACCTTCCGGTCAAGTAG
- a CDS encoding SPOR domain-containing protein, which produces MNDSTVTLPWLVIREDDNGNRYRVGRYATRAEAQKIADSLDGRGHKQLYWVERLGQNGPATATHD; this is translated from the coding sequence ATGAACGACAGCACGGTCACTCTTCCCTGGCTCGTGATACGAGAGGACGACAACGGCAACCGGTACCGCGTGGGCCGGTACGCGACCCGGGCCGAGGCCCAGAAGATCGCGGACAGCCTCGACGGCCGCGGCCACAAGCAGCTGTACTGGGTCGAACGACTCGGCCAGAACGGCCCGGCCACGGCGACGCACGACTGA